One segment of Candidatus Paceibacterota bacterium DNA contains the following:
- a CDS encoding histidine phosphatase family protein yields MDNKIQKIVYFIRHGQSKDNVAPVFQSPDSPLNEKGKRQAESIAQRVSRLSFDALIASPFERAKQTTEAIAKVTGKKAEYSDLFVERVKPSYINGKPYTDEKANNLWREWEKSLYTPNMRAEDGENFDDLIARADKALTFLKNRTEKSLVVVTHGYFLRTIVARVLLGDLLSGEAFRNIQRTAAMENTGLTVLQYREGFEEKPAWRLWIYNDHAHLAD; encoded by the coding sequence ATGGATAATAAAATTCAAAAAATTGTATATTTTATCCGCCACGGACAGAGTAAAGACAATGTTGCTCCGGTTTTTCAGTCGCCAGACTCGCCTTTGAATGAGAAAGGTAAAAGACAAGCAGAAAGTATCGCACAAAGAGTTTCTAGACTTTCGTTCGATGCGCTTATTGCGAGTCCGTTTGAACGAGCGAAACAGACAACAGAAGCGATTGCAAAAGTCACAGGCAAAAAAGCAGAATATTCCGACCTCTTTGTTGAGCGGGTCAAGCCGAGCTACATCAATGGCAAACCTTATACAGACGAAAAGGCAAATAATCTTTGGCGAGAGTGGGAAAAGAGTTTATATACACCCAATATGCGTGCCGAGGACGGCGAAAACTTTGACGACCTTATCGCGCGAGCAGACAAGGCTCTCACTTTTCTGAAAAACAGAACTGAAAAATCGCTTGTTGTCGTAACGCACGGATATTTTCTACGAACGATTGTTGCGCGTGTTCTGCTCGGCGATTTACTTTCAGGCGAGGCATTTAGAAATATACAGAGAACAGCGGCTATGGAAAATACTGGACTTACTGTTTTGCAATACCGCGAGGGCTTTGAAGAAAAACCAGCATGGCGTTTATGGATATACAATGACCATGCACATTTAGCTGATTAA
- a CDS encoding GDSL-type esterase/lipase family protein: MNILIFGDSITWGAYDPEQGGWATRLRNYFEAQDNDIDVYNLGISGDTTADLLERIEVEAKSREPNLIIFAIGINDAQYIHSTNGLRVSLDEFQQNLAKLFSIAKKFTSEVVFVGLTRVDESKTTPIPWNTDKSYTNENIERLDSAIEKFCKDNKLKFIPMESVVENDDLIDGLHPNTVGHTKMFERIKSEIK, encoded by the coding sequence ATGAATATTTTAATTTTCGGGGACAGCATAACTTGGGGCGCATACGATCCAGAGCAAGGCGGCTGGGCTACTCGCCTACGAAATTATTTTGAAGCACAAGACAACGATATTGATGTTTACAATCTTGGTATTTCTGGCGACACCACAGCCGACTTGCTCGAACGAATTGAAGTGGAAGCGAAATCGCGCGAGCCGAACTTGATAATTTTTGCTATTGGAATCAATGATGCGCAGTATATCCATTCTACAAACGGCTTGCGCGTTTCGCTTGATGAATTTCAACAAAATCTCGCAAAACTTTTTTCTATCGCCAAGAAATTTACCAGTGAGGTTGTATTCGTTGGTCTAACGCGGGTAGATGAATCAAAAACCACCCCCATCCCGTGGAACACTGACAAATCCTATACCAACGAAAACATCGAGCGACTTGATAGCGCGATTGAGAAGTTTTGCAAGGACAACAAGCTGAAATTCATCCCAATGGAAAGCGTCGTCGAAAACGACGACCTTATTGACGGACTTCATCCGAATACTGTAGGTCATACCAAAATGTTTGAAAGGATAAAGTCCGAAATTAAATAG
- a CDS encoding cation:proton antiporter, which yields MKKIPLFLALPLLLLLFPLVSLAAAGNGEITVVFLMIAVILVAAKVSAMVEKFGQPSVLGELVMGVVLGNLVLLGITIFEPIKENGIIKFLAELGVVILLFQVGLESNIQKMKKVGVRAFAVAVIGVVLPFVLGTYFAGPLLLPGQPTIAYLFLGAALTATSVGITARVFKDLGKLQLPAAQVVLGAAVIDDVLGLIILAVISAIATVGAVSLGVISWIIAKAILFLIGSIVVGQISAPYIGRMFSKIHNGVSMKFSLAFGFCLFFAYAANQIGLAPIIGAFAAGLVLDPVHFKSFKDPLIVDDMKKAIENAPESELKNKISENIHTHAHRHVEELMEPIAHFLVPIFFIMVGMGVRLETLFDTKILLVALAITVIAFVGKIMAGLAAEKGSRMLVGWGMVPRGEVGLIFASIGLSLGVISDSIFSVIVIMVILTTLVVPSILTKLLKKQNSAV from the coding sequence ATGAAGAAAATACCTTTATTTTTAGCCCTGCCTTTGCTTTTGCTTCTCTTCCCACTTGTTTCTTTGGCTGCTGCCGGGAATGGAGAAATTACTGTTGTTTTTTTAATGATCGCTGTTATTTTGGTCGCCGCTAAAGTTTCAGCTATGGTTGAGAAGTTTGGTCAACCGTCAGTCTTGGGTGAACTTGTGATGGGTGTTGTTCTGGGAAACTTGGTTCTTTTGGGTATAACCATCTTTGAACCGATAAAAGAAAACGGAATAATAAAATTTTTGGCAGAACTTGGCGTTGTGATACTCCTTTTCCAAGTTGGTCTTGAATCTAATATCCAGAAGATGAAAAAAGTTGGGGTCAGAGCTTTTGCTGTGGCGGTTATCGGTGTCGTCTTGCCATTTGTTCTTGGAACTTATTTTGCCGGTCCTCTGCTTTTGCCCGGACAACCAACTATTGCCTATCTTTTCTTGGGCGCCGCTTTGACTGCTACTTCTGTTGGTATTACTGCCAGGGTTTTTAAGGATTTGGGTAAATTACAATTACCAGCCGCCCAAGTAGTTTTAGGTGCAGCTGTTATAGACGACGTATTGGGCCTGATTATCTTGGCAGTGATTTCTGCTATAGCAACCGTGGGCGCGGTATCGCTCGGAGTTATCTCTTGGATTATCGCCAAGGCCATTTTGTTTTTAATTGGTTCTATTGTTGTTGGTCAGATTTCTGCTCCGTATATTGGTCGGATGTTTTCAAAAATCCATAATGGAGTCAGCATGAAATTTTCTTTAGCTTTCGGTTTTTGTTTGTTTTTTGCCTACGCTGCCAATCAGATTGGTTTGGCGCCGATTATCGGCGCTTTTGCAGCCGGCTTGGTTTTGGACCCGGTGCATTTCAAATCATTTAAAGATCCCTTGATTGTTGATGACATGAAAAAAGCGATTGAAAACGCTCCCGAAAGTGAGTTGAAAAATAAGATTTCAGAAAATATACACACTCATGCTCATCGGCATGTTGAAGAATTGATGGAACCAATCGCCCACTTTTTAGTCCCTATTTTTTTCATTATGGTTGGAATGGGGGTTAGACTTGAGACTCTTTTTGACACTAAAATACTTTTGGTCGCTTTAGCGATAACCGTGATTGCTTTTGTCGGTAAAATTATGGCTGGTTTGGCGGCTGAAAAAGGTAGTCGGATGCTTGTTGGTTGGGGTATGGTGCCACGCGGTGAGGTTGGCTTGATTTTTGCCTCGATCGGTTTGTCGCTCGGGGTTATTTCTGATTCTATTTTCTCGGTGATAGTTATTATGGTTATTTTGACTACTCTTGTTGTTCCTTCAATCTTGACTAAGTTATTGAAGAAACAAAACTCCGCTGTTTAG
- a CDS encoding cation:proton antiporter — MPTFFSFFIILLVAVVFSQLFSKMRIPWVVALIVGGMAIGPSGLGLFELDATISFLAQIGLIFLMFMAGLESRFSDTAGIKSKIILIAIFIGLFPALVGIGIGFYSGAEWSASILIGIIFMSSAIALLIPQFQSQKIIGTDLGKTIVNAAIIIDAISLILLSIFLQSINDTLNFWNLIIYPLLLLAFAGFFHIVPKIRWLTFSEDYPEEQDLFEKELRFVILILIGSVVFFELVGLHAIVAGFFAGLILSRAMQSRLLKAKLHAVGYGFFVPVFFVVVGANTNISVFWEKGNYSSLFLATSIILGLLISKFISGFLAGKISKFNNRESVFLGVAVTPQLSTSLAVAFLGFGYGIISQELLSSIVALTITTSIIAPITINILSQRLQKKEVVE; from the coding sequence ATGCCAACTTTTTTCTCTTTTTTCATAATTCTTCTGGTGGCGGTAGTTTTCTCACAGCTTTTTTCAAAAATGAGAATACCGTGGGTAGTTGCTCTTATTGTGGGCGGAATGGCAATAGGGCCGAGCGGTCTTGGTCTTTTTGAACTTGACGCAACGATAAGTTTTCTAGCTCAAATCGGACTGATTTTTTTGATGTTTATGGCCGGCCTTGAGTCACGCTTTTCAGACACTGCCGGAATAAAAAGTAAAATTATTTTAATCGCGATATTTATAGGATTGTTTCCGGCATTGGTTGGAATAGGAATAGGATTCTATTCCGGAGCAGAATGGTCAGCTTCAATTTTGATTGGGATTATCTTTATGTCTTCAGCGATTGCCCTGCTTATTCCTCAATTCCAATCTCAAAAAATAATCGGGACAGACCTCGGGAAAACAATAGTAAATGCCGCAATCATTATTGATGCCATAAGTCTGATCTTGCTCTCAATTTTTCTTCAATCAATAAACGATACTTTAAATTTCTGGAATTTAATTATCTACCCATTACTTTTACTGGCTTTTGCCGGATTTTTTCATATAGTACCAAAAATCAGGTGGCTAACATTTTCTGAAGATTATCCGGAAGAACAAGACTTGTTCGAAAAAGAATTAAGGTTTGTAATACTGATTCTAATCGGTTCTGTAGTCTTCTTTGAGTTGGTTGGACTACATGCGATTGTTGCCGGATTTTTTGCCGGATTGATTCTATCAAGAGCAATGCAAAGTCGCTTGTTAAAAGCCAAACTGCACGCCGTCGGCTACGGTTTTTTCGTGCCGGTCTTTTTTGTCGTTGTCGGAGCCAACACCAATATTTCAGTTTTTTGGGAAAAAGGGAATTATAGTTCTTTGTTTTTAGCCACAAGTATAATTTTGGGGCTTCTAATTTCCAAATTCATCAGCGGATTTCTGGCTGGAAAAATCTCTAAATTTAATAATCGGGAAAGCGTGTTTCTTGGTGTCGCCGTAACGCCACAACTTTCTACGTCTCTTGCGGTGGCTTTCTTGGGTTTTGGTTATGGGATAATCAGCCAAGAACTTCTCTCCTCAATAGTCGCCCTAACTATAACCACAAGTATTATCGCGCCAATAACAATAAATATTTTAAGTCAGAGACTCCAAAAGAAAGAGGTGGTAGAATAA
- a CDS encoding DUF5679 domain-containing protein, whose amino-acid sequence MEEKVIGYCVKCKDKREMKDVQKVEIKPGRPAAKGTCTNCSTGMYKILPKS is encoded by the coding sequence ATGGAAGAAAAAGTTATCGGATATTGTGTTAAGTGTAAAGACAAGCGTGAGATGAAGGACGTCCAGAAGGTTGAAATAAAACCGGGGCGCCCAGCCGCTAAAGGCACTTGCACTAATTGTAGCACAGGGATGTACAAGATTTTGCCGAAAAGCTAA
- a CDS encoding bifunctional phosphoglucose/phosphomannose isomerase: MLFKWYAIIMQESIRNFAEQFNFEPTIENSDNLKPAKSFVVGGMGGSRLSAEILKAISENLDITIHKNYGLPLLANKNPEEILFIASSFSGNTEETIDFLEKALAQKLNTAVITKDGRLLEIALEKKLPFIKLPDSDIQPRMALGWSLMALLKLTSPNLLPELKELARILNPLNFEDQGEELAEKIKGKIPIIYASEKNRAIAEIWKIKFNETAKIPAFFNIFPELNHNEMTSFDYTPENRELSENFFFIFIKDGDDHPRIQKRMEITAKMLKDRKLSINEHQIQESRSVAIFNSLLLADWTALNIARLYNAEPEQVPMVEKFKKLLTNNN; the protein is encoded by the coding sequence ATGCTTTTCAAATGGTATGCTATTATCATGCAAGAATCAATAAGAAATTTTGCCGAGCAATTTAACTTTGAGCCGACAATTGAAAATTCCGATAATCTAAAACCGGCTAAAAGTTTTGTAGTCGGCGGTATGGGGGGCTCGCGCCTGTCAGCAGAAATTTTAAAAGCGATTTCCGAAAATTTGGACATAACTATCCATAAAAATTACGGCCTGCCGTTACTCGCCAACAAAAATCCAGAAGAAATTTTATTTATCGCAAGTTCCTTTTCCGGCAATACCGAAGAGACGATAGATTTTCTGGAGAAAGCTCTTGCGCAAAAATTAAACACAGCAGTCATCACTAAGGACGGCCGACTTTTGGAAATTGCTCTGGAGAAAAAATTGCCTTTCATAAAATTGCCGGATTCCGACATTCAGCCGAGAATGGCTCTGGGGTGGTCTTTAATGGCTCTCTTGAAACTGACCAGTCCTAACCTATTACCAGAATTAAAAGAATTAGCCAGAATTTTAAATCCACTCAATTTTGAAGACCAAGGTGAAGAATTGGCGGAAAAGATAAAAGGCAAAATACCAATAATTTATGCTTCGGAGAAAAACAGAGCAATTGCCGAAATTTGGAAAATAAAATTTAACGAAACGGCAAAAATTCCGGCTTTCTTCAATATTTTTCCCGAATTAAATCATAACGAAATGACGAGCTTTGATTACACTCCTGAAAACCGAGAACTTTCCGAAAATTTTTTCTTCATTTTTATAAAAGACGGCGACGACCACCCGCGAATCCAAAAGAGGATGGAGATAACGGCAAAAATGCTCAAAGACAGAAAGTTGTCTATAAATGAACACCAAATCCAAGAATCAAGGTCTGTGGCAATTTTCAATTCGCTTTTGCTCGCCGATTGGACAGCGCTTAATATTGCCCGCCTCTATAACGCCGAGCCAGAGCAAGTGCCAATGGTAGAAAAATTCAAGAAACTTTTAACAAATAACAATTAA
- a CDS encoding ROK family protein, whose protein sequence is MYILFDLGKTNLRVAGTSDKKKFFGQKILKSPKTLEKAVDLIIEESEKISKGKKIEGFAGGVTAVLDKSRGEKTASLLKKKTDRRALITNDSALVGLGEANFGAGKNFSIVQYITVSSGIGGTRIVDSQIAKSAFGFEPGNQIIDWRKKIKLEDIASGTAIRKKYKKEPKEVLSPKVWRDLCQPLSVGIYNSILHWMPDVVVLGGSMITGNPAIPIKGIEQELKKINKVLPKLPPLKKATLGDFGGLYGALNLLDKNLDFFG, encoded by the coding sequence ATGTATATTCTCTTTGACCTCGGGAAAACCAATTTAAGAGTCGCTGGAACTTCGGACAAGAAGAAGTTTTTCGGCCAGAAAATTTTAAAAAGTCCAAAGACCTTGGAAAAGGCGGTGGATTTGATTATTGAAGAATCAGAAAAAATTTCAAAAGGCAAAAAAATAGAAGGTTTTGCCGGCGGGGTAACAGCCGTCTTAGACAAAAGCCGGGGAGAAAAAACCGCTTCACTTCTTAAGAAAAAAACCGACAGGCGCGCCTTAATCACCAATGACTCGGCTTTGGTTGGATTGGGCGAAGCCAACTTTGGTGCTGGCAAGAATTTTTCAATCGTCCAATACATCACGGTCTCAAGTGGCATCGGCGGAACACGGATTGTGGATAGCCAAATTGCCAAATCAGCTTTTGGTTTTGAACCAGGCAATCAAATTATTGACTGGAGAAAAAAAATAAAATTAGAAGACATCGCTTCCGGCACCGCCATAAGAAAAAAATACAAAAAAGAGCCGAAAGAAGTCCTATCGCCTAAGGTGTGGCGCGATTTGTGCCAGCCGCTTTCCGTCGGTATTTATAATTCAATTTTACACTGGATGCCGGATGTCGTGGTTTTAGGCGGTTCAATGATAACCGGCAACCCAGCAATACCGATTAAAGGCATTGAACAGGAACTTAAAAAAATAAACAAGGTTCTGCCTAAACTACCACCACTCAAAAAAGCCACTCTCGGTGATTTCGGCGGGCTTTACGGCGCTCTAAATTTACTTGACAAAAACCTTGACTTTTTCGGCTGA
- the ychF gene encoding redox-regulated ATPase YchF translates to MKIGIVGLPNVGKSTLFNALTKKSVPAENYPFCTIDPSVGVVAVPDERLDKLSEFSKSKKTIPAAVEFVDIAGLVKGASIGEGLGNKFLSHIREVDAIAQVVRNFKDDKITHVEGKIEPLSDIEIINLELVMADLETVNKRLSNIEREAKTGSASRLKEVIFEKEILLKLKADLEQGKAARQIELNEKEKSAIKGLHLLSIKPTLYVLNVSEAGDRSLSDLSKIPGEYLEIDAIFGKGLDEFIKKSYELLKLITFFTTGEDETRAWTIKQDSTAPIAGAAIHSDFRDKFIRAEVINWQKLLEVGSYAAAREKGLIRTEGKQYIVQDGDVVEFKI, encoded by the coding sequence ATGAAAATCGGAATTGTCGGTCTTCCAAATGTAGGGAAAAGCACGCTTTTTAACGCCTTGACCAAAAAATCGGTACCGGCTGAGAATTATCCCTTTTGCACCATTGACCCTTCGGTCGGCGTAGTTGCCGTTCCCGACGAGCGACTGGACAAACTTTCAGAATTCTCAAAATCAAAAAAGACAATTCCTGCTGCCGTTGAATTTGTTGATATTGCCGGCCTGGTCAAAGGCGCCTCTATCGGCGAAGGTTTAGGGAATAAGTTTTTATCGCACATCCGCGAGGTGGACGCTATTGCCCAGGTCGTCAGAAACTTTAAAGACGATAAAATAACTCACGTGGAAGGCAAGATTGAACCGCTCTCCGACATTGAAATCATAAATTTAGAACTTGTTATGGCCGACCTTGAAACGGTCAATAAACGATTAAGCAATATTGAAAGGGAAGCGAAAACAGGATCCGCCAGTCGGTTAAAAGAAGTAATTTTTGAAAAAGAAATTTTGTTGAAATTGAAAGCTGATCTTGAACAGGGGAAAGCGGCAAGACAGATTGAATTGAATGAAAAAGAAAAATCAGCAATCAAAGGTCTTCATCTGCTTTCAATCAAACCGACGCTTTATGTTTTAAACGTTTCGGAAGCTGGAGATAGGTCGCTCTCTGATCTGTCTAAAATTCCCGGAGAATATCTGGAAATTGACGCGATTTTCGGCAAAGGTTTGGACGAATTTATTAAAAAAAGCTATGAGCTATTGAAGCTAATCACTTTTTTCACAACGGGCGAAGACGAGACCCGCGCTTGGACCATAAAACAAGATTCAACTGCGCCAATCGCCGGCGCGGCCATCCACAGCGACTTCCGCGATAAATTTATTCGCGCCGAAGTTATAAATTGGCAAAAGCTGTTGGAAGTCGGTTCCTATGCCGCCGCTCGAGAAAAAGGACTTATTCGTACTGAAGGAAAGCAATACATAGTTCAAGACGGAGATGTCGTAGAATTTAAAATCTAA
- a CDS encoding DUF5671 domain-containing protein: MKTSPKDFFLHLGVIATLYAIAVAFINLAWRVIDHLFPREDFYYGFYESSLSGPVATLIVVFPIFIILSWLLNREYKTAPEKRNSWIRKWLVYITLFVAGIVIIVDLIVVLIAFLGGEIITLGFILKALSVLFVALAVFGYYISDLRDKTTPKRNKVFAWISGLIILALIVAGFSIMGSPRTQRLLRIDQNKVNDLQNIQWQIVNFWQQKGELPEALADLSDPISGFVVPKDPQSGEEYEYRILNKPLSFELCAEFNLSSRKNGVNTIAMRPLMPEAIGVKEDVWTHEAGRYCFERTIDPELYSKR; encoded by the coding sequence ATGAAAACCTCACCAAAAGATTTCTTTTTGCATCTTGGCGTTATTGCGACGCTTTACGCCATAGCAGTCGCTTTTATTAATCTGGCCTGGCGAGTCATTGACCACCTTTTCCCGCGAGAAGATTTTTATTATGGATTTTATGAATCAAGTTTGAGCGGACCAGTCGCAACTTTGATTGTCGTTTTTCCGATTTTTATAATTCTGTCTTGGCTTTTAAACAGGGAATACAAAACTGCGCCAGAAAAAAGAAATTCTTGGATTAGAAAATGGCTGGTTTATATCACCCTCTTTGTCGCCGGCATTGTCATCATTGTGGACTTGATTGTTGTCCTGATTGCTTTCTTGGGCGGGGAAATAATAACTCTAGGATTTATATTGAAAGCTCTGTCGGTGCTTTTTGTGGCTTTGGCAGTTTTCGGCTATTACATATCTGACCTGCGCGACAAAACTACACCGAAAAGAAACAAGGTGTTTGCTTGGATTTCCGGTTTGATTATTCTGGCTTTGATTGTTGCCGGATTTTCCATTATGGGCTCGCCTAGAACCCAGCGTCTTTTGAGAATTGACCAAAATAAAGTTAATGACTTGCAAAATATTCAGTGGCAGATTGTAAATTTCTGGCAACAAAAAGGAGAGCTACCGGAAGCTCTTGCCGATTTGTCTGACCCGATTTCCGGTTTTGTCGTGCCGAAAGACCCACAAAGCGGGGAAGAATACGAATATCGTATTTTGAACAAACCTTTGTCTTTTGAACTTTGCGCCGAATTTAATTTATCCTCAAGAAAAAATGGGGTAAACACGATCGCGATGCGTCCGTTAATGCCTGAAGCTATCGGGGTAAAGGAAGATGTCTGGACTCACGAAGCGGGCCGTTATTGCTTTGAACGGACGATTGACCCCGAACTTTATTCGAAAAGATAA